A region of Eschrichtius robustus isolate mEscRob2 chromosome 19, mEscRob2.pri, whole genome shotgun sequence DNA encodes the following proteins:
- the CDC42EP5 gene encoding LOW QUALITY PROTEIN: cdc42 effector protein 5 (The sequence of the model RefSeq protein was modified relative to this genomic sequence to represent the inferred CDS: substituted 1 base at 1 genomic stop codon) — MTLPLPGEIPPGGRRKEARAWDXEAEAGSEPRRGGSQLEPEPESWPARFSEDHEMPVLKQLGPAQPKKRPERGALSISAPLGDFRHTLHVGRGGDAFGDTSFLSRHGGGPPPEPRPPPAGAPRSAPPPAVPQPPPPALRAPAPADPLLSFHLDLGPSMLDAVLGVMDAERPGAAAAAKPDVDPGPGAQHPSARCLPNADLELDDVIGL; from the exons ATGACGCTTCCTTTGCCAGGTGAGATCCCGCccggaggaagaaggaaggaggcgCGGGCCTGGGACTAGGAGGCGGAGGCGGGCTCCGAACCAAGAAGAGGGGGCTCCCAGCTTGAGCCGGAGCCTGAGAGTTGGCCTGCCCGGTTCAGCGAGGACCACGAG ATGCCGGTCCTGAAGCAGCTGGGCCCCGCGCAGCCCAAGAAGCGGCCGGAGCGCGGCGCTCTGTCCATCTCCGCGCCGCTCGGCGACTTCCGGCACACTCTGCACGTGGGGCGCGGCGGCGACGCCTTCGGAGACACTTCGTTCCTGAGCCGCCACGGCGGCGGGCCGCCACCTGAGCCCCGGCCGCCGCCCGCGGGGGCCCCGCGCTCCGCGCCGCCGCCCGCCGTGCCGCAGCCCCCGCCGCCCGCCCTCCGCGCGCCAGCGCCCGCCGACCCTCTGCTGTCCTTCCACCTGGATTTGGGCCCCTCCATGCTGGACGCAGTGCTGGGCGTCATGGACGCGGAACGTccgggcgccgccgccgccgccaagcCCGACGTGGACCCCGGCCCCGGGGCGCAGCACCCTAGCGCCCGCTGCCTCCCCAACGCGGACCTCGAGCTGGACGACGTCATCGGCCTGTAG
- the LENG9 gene encoding leukocyte receptor cluster member 9 — protein sequence MAAAGGPESPVGAPVAEPAPPPACRFFLEGRCRFGARCRQPHPGAPAPPQPRGEPEAEAKTKKPPLRTAAAVIQRIRWDPRLDPADFSVGYVDRFLGSREEPFLSFCWDEPLAALGPGVLAVPQHRVRYFRFRGRLVWDRASRTDLVFGSGLAAGRGSTILDALDGGDAHGVGEAGDGEDAHQTGQASDGEHVHAAGGESDGVDARGTGGAHDGGDRGGDVHGTGTGDESDGEDAYGAGGALSGGDTAGAGGALDGVAATCLGTGAGGRVQPTWTGLRAALAPDGGGPEAGRLGLAGTLSRIQERGLGGPGGQSSPWMQPRRALKPAAAATGDLEPLGGELPAVVAPGRPSEGLSETEVEWGPGVWPVDGGAAGAVGPRQPRPTHFVALMVTEAELQAGVAKVQEELVRNAPACAAFTVPAQALHLTVALLRLAGPGELAAAVDALRGVLSDPGLQVPPRLRFRRLVFLGSHVLCAPPDPPLENMARVLSQRLEARGLRVLQPCRGLHPHLTLAKVPQGSQVGLPKPGFSPRQELGSQPLGKLWLCRVGRSGGTYQAVAEIPVVSQPQKK from the coding sequence ATGGCGGCTGCCGGGGGGCCGGAGTCGCCCGTGGGGGCCCCCGTCGCGGAGCCCGCGCCGCCGCCGGCCTGCCGCTTCTTCCTGGAGGGCCGCTGCCGCTTCGGTGCCCGCTGCCGCCAGCCCCACCCCGGGGCGCCGGCGCCGCCGCAGCCTAGAGGCGAGCCCGAAGCCGAGGCCAAAACCAAGAAGCCGCCGCTGCGCACGGCTGCGGCCGTCATCCAGCGCATCCGCTGGGACCCGCGCCTCGACCCGGCCGACTTCTCCGTGGGCTACGTTGACCGCTTCCTGGGCTCGCGCGAGgagcccttcctttccttctgctgggaCGAGCCTCTGGCGGCGCTCGGGCCGGGCGTCCTGGCCGTGCCGCAGCACCGGGTGCGCTACTTCCGCTTCCGCGGCCGTCTGGTGTGGGACCGCGCCTCGCGTACGGACCTCGTCTTCGGCTCGGGCTTGGCTGCGGGCCGCGGGTCCACCATCCTGGACGCGCTCGACGGTGGGGACGCGCACGGGGTCGGAGAGGCGGGCGACGGCGAGGACGCGCACCAGACCGGGCAGGCGAGCGACGGCGAGCACGTGCACGCAGCCGGAGGTGAGAGCGACGGCGTGGACGCGCGCGGGACCGGGGGCGCGCACGACGGCGGAGACAGGGGCGGGGACGTGCACGGAACCGGGACCGGGGACGAGAGTGACGGCGAGGACGCGTACGGGGCCGGAGGTGCGCTCAGCGGTGGGGACACGGCCGGGGCCGGAGGCGCACTGGACGGCGTAGCTGCGACCTGCCTTGGCACCGGTGCGGGAGGGCGCGTACAGCCCACTTGGACGGGACTCCGGGCCGCCTTGGCCCCGGATGGCGGAGGCCCCGAAGCTGGGCGCCTGGGGTTGGCGGGGACATTATCGAGGATCCAGGAGCGGGGGTTGGGCGGCCCTGGAGGCCAAAGTTCCCCGTGGATGCAGCCAAGAAGGGCGCTGAAGCCAGCCGCCGCCGCTACCGGGGACCTGGAGCCCCTGGGTGGGGAGCTGCCGGCTGTGGTAGCCCCGGGAAGGCCCtcggaaggcctctctgagacgGAAGTGGAGTGGGGTCCCGGGGTCTGGCCCGTGGACGGTGGAGCAGCCGGGGCTGTGGGCCCTCGCCAGCCCCGCCCCACGCACTTCGTGGCCCTCATGGTGACAGAGGCTGAGCTGCAGGCCGGGGTGGCCAAGGTCCAAGAAGAACTGGTACGAAATGCACCAGCTTGCGCGGCGTTCACAGTGCCTGCTCAGGCCCTGCACCTGACAGTGGCCCTGCTGAGGCTGGCGGGCCccggggagctggcggctgcggTCGACGCACTCAGAGGCGTGCTCTCGGACCCCGGGCTTCAGGTCCCTCCGAGGCTGAGGTTCAGGCGCCTGGTATTCCTGGGCTCTCATGTGCTCTGTGCGCCCCCCGACCCCCCTTTGGAGAACATGGCCCGAGTGCTCAGCCAGAGGCTGGAGGCCCGGGGGCTGAGAGTGCTGCAGCCCTGCAGGGGGCTACACCCCCACCTCACCCTGGCCAAGGTGCCCCAGGGTTCCCAAGTCGGCCTCCCCAAGCCTGGGTTCAGCCCAAGGCAGGAGCTGGGGAGCCAGCCTCTGGGGAAACTCTGGCTGTGCCGCGTGGGGAGGTCAGGGGGCACCTACCAGGCCGTGGCTGAGATCCCCGTGGTATCTCAACCCCAAAAGAAATAA